One stretch of Brevibacillus laterosporus DNA includes these proteins:
- a CDS encoding transposase encodes MSHKAKISGSEKIAAIEKYLRGEDSLNHLANLLDVSFPSIKQWLQTYQSLGPNGLLNTSKNSSYSTELKKTAVEDYLASRGSHMDICKRYGIKSTRQLRNWILKYNGHEKPKASGSGGTPIMTKGRATTYKERIEIVRFCIEHQHNYAQTAQKFQVSYQQVYSWTNKYIKSGVDALQDKRGKRKSEDEMSEVEKLRAHNKLLQAENRRKQMEIDLLKKLDEIQRGRF; translated from the coding sequence ATGTCCCATAAAGCAAAAATATCTGGGTCAGAAAAGATTGCAGCTATTGAAAAATATCTTCGTGGGGAAGATTCGCTTAATCATTTAGCAAATCTTCTAGATGTTTCCTTTCCATCTATTAAACAATGGCTTCAAACTTATCAATCATTAGGTCCAAACGGATTGCTCAATACATCCAAGAACTCCTCCTATTCCACAGAATTAAAGAAAACAGCTGTCGAGGATTATCTGGCTAGTCGTGGTTCTCACATGGATATATGTAAAAGATATGGCATCAAATCAACCCGCCAACTGCGTAACTGGATCCTGAAGTATAATGGTCATGAGAAGCCGAAAGCTTCCGGCTCAGGAGGAACGCCAATCATGACAAAAGGACGAGCAACTACTTACAAGGAAAGAATTGAAATCGTAAGATTCTGTATAGAACATCAACACAATTATGCCCAAACCGCACAGAAATTTCAGGTATCCTATCAGCAAGTTTATTCTTGGACAAATAAATACATTAAATCTGGTGTAGATGCACTTCAGGATAAACGTGGAAAGCGAAAATCTGAAGATGAGATGTCCGAAGTGGAGAAACTGAGGGCACATAATAAGCTGCTTCAAGCTGAGAACAGAAGAAAGCAAATGGAGATTGACTTACTAAAAAAGCTGGACGAAATCCAAAGGGGGCGATTCTAA